The following proteins are encoded in a genomic region of Necator americanus strain Aroian chromosome II, whole genome shotgun sequence:
- a CDS encoding hypothetical protein (NECATOR_CHRII.G4603.T1): MALWLRLLTYALLMSVLLKGCLFENLGSARNSEERRNSRRIAISSLFTRPTPVNSTLQSHNESSDNNVTLENIRRLNATIDSTSPRNRREFLRIKRDSSFQDENSWMSPQKSDFDFTKTAEPNLLTDDVQTFAEVEGTTEDTTVAEQPDQFGTHDLSLEQPDPFGINDLFLDEPDQFGTNDLSSEQPDPFGINDLFLDEPDQFGTNDLSSEQPDPFGINDLFSDEPDLYGINDPHSDESDTGASATTAKQLDPFGINDPFSDEPDLYGINDPHSDESDKRASATTAKQLDPFGINDPFSDEPDLYGINDPHSDESDTGASATTAKRLDPFGINDPFSDEPDLYGINGPHSDESDAGASATTAKRLDPFGINDPFSDEPDLYGISDPHSDESDTGASATTAKRLDPFGINDPFSDEPDLYGISDPHSDESDTGASATTKKQLDPFGINDPFSDEPDLYGINGPHSDESDTGASATTAKRLDPFGINDPFSDEPDLYGINGPHSDESDTGASATTEKQLDPFGINDPFSDEPDLYGINGPHSDESDTGASATTKKQLYPFGINDPFSDEPDLYGISDPHSDESDTGASATTKKQLDPFGINDPFSDEPDLYGINDPHSDESDKRASATTKKQLDPFGINDPFSDEPDLYGINDPHSDESLDTGASATTKKQLDPFGINDPFSDEPDLYGINGPHSDESDTGASATTAKQLDPFGINDPFSDEPDLYGINGPHSDESDTGASATTAERLDPFGINDPFSDEPDLYGINDPHSDESDKRASATTAKQLDPFGINDPFSDEPDLYGINDPHSDESDNRASAATARQLDPFGINDEYKLSTNPKWLANFIYRRHFTDVDGGNNQRSTEALKISRTDHFPNTRINGTTAPRNRTFRPSGTYGTGHGDSNKTAPMFLFDDSMTSDIIMTVIFIVLIVLLLVLIIILIGIRNERKRTRRRKEALRQEMLAQEKYFAQQSSSPKPSKYPFLVFPKVLPDSKGKDEKRTDTKIDIDNPAPQPAPQQPSVDRNTDIIFEASDGNTTDIYSDENTLIEMKRRHR, encoded by the exons ATGGCTCTATGGTTGCGGCTGTTGACATATGCTCTCTTGATGAGCGTTCTTCTTAAG GGTTGCCTTTTTGAAAATCTGGGAAGTGCAAGGAACAGTGAAg AAAGGAGGAATAGCAGAAGAATAGCAATCTCTTCATTATTCACAAGACCTACACCAGTCAACTCGACGCTTCAATCTCACAATGAGTCATCCGACAACAATGTAACCCTAGAAAATATCAGGCGATTGAACGCAACCATTGATTCAACATCTCCAAGAAATCGTCGGGAATTCCTCAGAATTAAAAGAGACTCAAGTTTTCAAGACGAAAATTCTTGGATGTCTCCGCAGAAATCAGATTTTGACTTCACCAAAACAGCAGAACCAAATCTGCTAACCGATGATGTTCAGACATTCGCGGAAGTCGAAGGTACCACTGAGGATACTACAGTTGCAGAACAACCAGATCAGTTCGGAACACACGATCTGTCTTTAGAGCAACCAGATCCTTTCGGAATAAACGATCTGTTTTTAGATGAACCAGATCAGTTCGGAACAAACGATCTTTCTTCAGAGCAACCAGATCCTTTCGGAATAAACGATCTGTTTTTAGATGAACCAGATCAGTTCGGAACAAACGATCTGTCTTCAGAGCAACCAGATCCTTTCGGAATAAACGATCTGTTTTCAGATGAACCAGATCTGTACGGAATAAACGATCCGCATTCAGACGAATCTGACACCGGAGCTTCCGCAACTACGGCTAAACAACTGGATCCTTTTGGAATAAATGATCCGTTTTCAGATGAGCCAGATCTGTACGGAATAAACGATCCGCATTCAGACGAATCTGACAAAAGAGCTTCCGCAACTACGGCTAAACAACTGGATCCTTTTGGAATAAATGATCCGTTTTCAGATGAACCAGATCTGTACGGAATAAACGATCCGCATTCAGACGAATCTGACACCGGAGCTTCCGCAACTACGGCTAAACGACTGGATCCTTTTGGAATAAATGATCCGTTTTCAGATGAACCAGATCTGTACGGAATAAACGGTCCGCATTCAGACGAATCTGACGCCGGAGCTTCCGCAACTACGGCTAAACGACTGGATCCTTTTGGAATAAATGATCCGTTTTCAGATGAACCAGATCTGTACGGAATAAGCGATCCGCATTCAGACGAATCTGACACCGGAGCTTCCGCAACTACGGCTAAACGACTGGATCCTTTTGGAATAAATGATCCGTTTTCAGATGAACCAGATCTGTACGGAATAAGCGATCCGCATTCAGACGAATCTGACACCGGAGCTTCCGCAACTACGAAAAAACAACTGGATCCTTTTGGAATAAATGATCCGTTTTCAGATGAGCCAGATCTGTACGGAATAAACGGTCCGCATTCAGACGAATCTGACACCGGAGCTTCCGCAACTACGGCTAAACGACTGGATCCTTTTGGAATAAATGATCCGTTTTCAGATGAACCAGATCTGTACGGAATAAACGGTCCGCATTCAGACGAATCTGACACCGGAGCTTCCGCAACTACGGAAAAACAACTGGATCCTTTTGGAATAAATGATCCGTTTTCAGATGAACCAGATCTGTACGGAATAAACGGTCCGCATTCAGACGAATCTGACACCGGAGCTTCCGCAACTACGAAAAAACAACTGTATCCTTTTGGAATAAATGATCCGTTTTCAGATGAACCAGATCTGTACGGAATAAGCGATCCGCATTCAGACGAATCTGACACCGGAGCTTCCGCAACTACGAAAAAACAACTGGATCCTTTTGGAATAAATGATCCGTTTTCAGATGAGCCAGATCTGTACGGAATAAACGATCCGCATTCAGACGAATCTGACAAAAGAGCTTCCGCAACTACGAAAAAACAACTGGATCCTTTTGGAATAAATGATCCGTTTTCGGATGAGCCAGATCTGTACGGAATAAACGATCCGCATTCAGACGAATCTCTTGACACCGGAGCTTCCGCAACTACGAAAAAACAACTGGATCCTTTTGGAATAAATGATCCGTTTTCAGATGAGCCAGATCTGTACGGAATAAACGGTCCGCATTCAGACGAATCTGACACCGGAGCTTCCGCAACTACGGCTAAACAACTGGATCCTTTTGGAATAAATGACCCGTTTTCAGATGAACCAGATCTGTACGGAATAAACGGTCCGCATTCAGACGAATCTGACACCGGAGCTTCCGCAACTACGGCTGAACGACTGGATCCTTTTGGAATAAATGATCCGTTTTCAGATGAACCAGATCTGTACGGAATAAACGATCCGCATTCAGACGAATCTGACAAAAGAGCTTCCGCAACTACGGCTAAACAACTGGATCCTTTTGGAATAAATGATCCGTTTTCAGATGAGCCAGATCTGTACGGAATAAACGATCCGCATTCAGACGAATCTGACAACAGAGCTTCCGCCGCTACGGCTAGACAACTGGATCCTTTTGGAATAAATGATGAATACAAGCTTTCAACCAACCCCAAATGGTTGGCTAATTTCATATATCGTCGACATTTCACAGATGTAGATGGTGGAAACAATCAAAGATCAACCGAAG CGTTGAAGATAAGTCGAACTGATCACTTTCCAAACACAAGAATCAATGGGACAACTG CTCCTCGTAATAGAACATTCCGTCCAAGCGGGACATATGGCACAGG acATGGTGACTCGAACAAAACAGCACcgatgtttctttttgatgaTTCCATGAC ATCTGACATCATAATGACGGTCATCTTTATCGTACTCATTGTGCTTCTACTAGTTCTTATCATAATACTTATTGGAATTAGAAACGAAAGGAAACGTACTCgacgaagaaaagaagcgCTACGACAAGAAATGCTCG cgCAAGAGAAATACTTTGCACAACAGTCATCATCACCGAAGCCATCAAAATATCCATTTTTGGTATTTCCTAAG gTTTTACCCGATTCGAAAGGCAAAGATGAAAAGAGAACAGACACAAAG ATTGATATTGACAACCCTGCTCCTCAACCTGCACCCCAACAGCCTTCCGTGGATCGCAATACGGATATAATTTTTGAG GCATCTGATGGTAATACTACTGACATTTACAGCGATGAAAATACACTCATTGAAATGAAGAGGAGACATCGTTAA
- a CDS encoding hypothetical protein (NECATOR_CHRII.G4606.T1) produces the protein MMCNKGKKFKCCVCAPTTPTFCAEKIENILLLLLLLLLLLLLLLLLLLLLLLLLLLLLLLLLLLLLFIIIIIIIIIIIIIIIIIIIIIIIIIIIIIIIIIIIIIIAQSDL, from the coding sequence ATGATGTGTAATAAAGGGAAAAAGTTTAAATGTTGTGTGTGTGCTCCTACTACACCCACATTTTGCGCTGAGAAAATAgagaatatattattattattattattattattattattattattattattattattattattattattactattattattattattactattattattattattgttattattattattatttattattattattattattattatcattattattattattattattattattattattattattattattattattattattattattattattattattattattattattattgcccAGTCGGATCTTTGA
- a CDS encoding hypothetical protein (NECATOR_CHRII.G4605.T1), whose protein sequence is MKALVGFDRIRTIDCAVTAKPPSNFTKKTMTRNGWSNIQIRSDRSFPVLKFSCHRSLIAELHRQSFSIHEPLQELKNRR, encoded by the exons ATGAAAGCTTTGGTTGGTTTCGACCGAATTagaaccatcgactgtgctGTTACAGCGAAACCTCCTAGTAACTTTACAAAGAAAACGATGACGAGGAATG GGTGGTCCAACATCCAGATCCGTTCAGATCGATCATTTCCGGTTCTCAAGTTCTCCTGCCACCGCTCTTTAATCGCTGAGCTTCATCGCCAAAGTTTTTCG ATCCATGAGCCGCTACAAGAACTTAAGAACCGAAGATGA
- a CDS encoding hypothetical protein (NECATOR_CHRII.G4603.T3), producing MALWLRLLTYALLMSVLLKGCLFENLGSARNSEERRNSRRIAISSLFTRPTPVNSTLQSHNESSDNNVTLENIRRLNATIDSTSPRNRREFLRIKRDSSFQDENSWMSPQKSDFDFTKTAEPNLLTDDVQTFAEVEGTTEDTTVAEQPDQFGTHDLSLEQPDPFGINDLFLDEPDQFGTNDLSSEQPDPFGINDLFLDEPDQFGTNDLSSEQPDPFGINDLFSDEPDLYGINDPHSDESDTGASATTAKQLDPFGINDPFSDEPDLYGINDPHSDESDKRASATTAKQLDPFGINDPFSDEPDLYGINDPHSDESDTGASATTAKRLDPFGINDPFSDEPDLYGINGPHSDESDAGASATTAKRLDPFGINDPFSDEPDLYGISDPHSDESDTGASATTAKRLDPFGINDPFSDEPDLYGISDPHSDESDTGASATTKKQLDPFGINDPFSDEPDLYGINGPHSDESDTGASATTAKRLDPFGINDPFSDEPDLYGINGPHSDESDTGASATTEKQLDPFGINDPFSDEPDLYGINGPHSDESDTGASATTKKQLYPFGINDPFSDEPDLYGISDPHSDESDTGASATTKKQLDPFGINDPFSDEPDLYGINDPHSDESDKRASATTKKQLDPFGINDPFSDEPDLYGINDPHSDESLDTGASATTKKQLDPFGINDPFSDEPDLYGINDEPDLYGINGPHSDESDTGASATTAERLDPFGINDPFSDEPDLYGINDPHSDESDKRASATTAKQLDPFGINDPFSDEPDLYGINDPHSDESDNRASAATARQLDPFGINDEYKLSTNPKWLANFIYRRHFTDVDGGNNQRSTEGTFKGRKALKISRTDHFPNTRINGTTAPRNRTFRPSGTYGTGHGDSNKTAPMFLFDDSMTSDIIMTVIFIVLIVLLLVLIIILIGIRNERKRTRRRKEALRQEMLAQEKYFAQQSSSPKPSKYPFLVFPKVLPDSKGKDEKRTDTKIDIDNPAPQPAPQQPSVDRNTDIIFEASDEETSLSMQCADQNEA from the exons ATGGCTCTATGGTTGCGGCTGTTGACATATGCTCTCTTGATGAGCGTTCTTCTTAAG GGTTGCCTTTTTGAAAATCTGGGAAGTGCAAGGAACAGTGAAg AAAGGAGGAATAGCAGAAGAATAGCAATCTCTTCATTATTCACAAGACCTACACCAGTCAACTCGACGCTTCAATCTCACAATGAGTCATCCGACAACAATGTAACCCTAGAAAATATCAGGCGATTGAACGCAACCATTGATTCAACATCTCCAAGAAATCGTCGGGAATTCCTCAGAATTAAAAGAGACTCAAGTTTTCAAGACGAAAATTCTTGGATGTCTCCGCAGAAATCAGATTTTGACTTCACCAAAACAGCAGAACCAAATCTGCTAACCGATGATGTTCAGACATTCGCGGAAGTCGAAGGTACCACTGAGGATACTACAGTTGCAGAACAACCAGATCAGTTCGGAACACACGATCTGTCTTTAGAGCAACCAGATCCTTTCGGAATAAACGATCTGTTTTTAGATGAACCAGATCAGTTCGGAACAAACGATCTTTCTTCAGAGCAACCAGATCCTTTCGGAATAAACGATCTGTTTTTAGATGAACCAGATCAGTTCGGAACAAACGATCTGTCTTCAGAGCAACCAGATCCTTTCGGAATAAACGATCTGTTTTCAGATGAACCAGATCTGTACGGAATAAACGATCCGCATTCAGACGAATCTGACACCGGAGCTTCCGCAACTACGGCTAAACAACTGGATCCTTTTGGAATAAATGATCCGTTTTCAGATGAGCCAGATCTGTACGGAATAAACGATCCGCATTCAGACGAATCTGACAAAAGAGCTTCCGCAACTACGGCTAAACAACTGGATCCTTTTGGAATAAATGATCCGTTTTCAGATGAACCAGATCTGTACGGAATAAACGATCCGCATTCAGACGAATCTGACACCGGAGCTTCCGCAACTACGGCTAAACGACTGGATCCTTTTGGAATAAATGATCCGTTTTCAGATGAACCAGATCTGTACGGAATAAACGGTCCGCATTCAGACGAATCTGACGCCGGAGCTTCCGCAACTACGGCTAAACGACTGGATCCTTTTGGAATAAATGATCCGTTTTCAGATGAACCAGATCTGTACGGAATAAGCGATCCGCATTCAGACGAATCTGACACCGGAGCTTCCGCAACTACGGCTAAACGACTGGATCCTTTTGGAATAAATGATCCGTTTTCAGATGAACCAGATCTGTACGGAATAAGCGATCCGCATTCAGACGAATCTGACACCGGAGCTTCCGCAACTACGAAAAAACAACTGGATCCTTTTGGAATAAATGATCCGTTTTCAGATGAGCCAGATCTGTACGGAATAAACGGTCCGCATTCAGACGAATCTGACACCGGAGCTTCCGCAACTACGGCTAAACGACTGGATCCTTTTGGAATAAATGATCCGTTTTCAGATGAACCAGATCTGTACGGAATAAACGGTCCGCATTCAGACGAATCTGACACCGGAGCTTCCGCAACTACGGAAAAACAACTGGATCCTTTTGGAATAAATGATCCGTTTTCAGATGAACCAGATCTGTACGGAATAAACGGTCCGCATTCAGACGAATCTGACACCGGAGCTTCCGCAACTACGAAAAAACAACTGTATCCTTTTGGAATAAATGATCCGTTTTCAGATGAACCAGATCTGTACGGAATAAGCGATCCGCATTCAGACGAATCTGACACCGGAGCTTCCGCAACTACGAAAAAACAACTGGATCCTTTTGGAATAAATGATCCGTTTTCAGATGAGCCAGATCTGTACGGAATAAACGATCCGCATTCAGACGAATCTGACAAAAGAGCTTCCGCAACTACGAAAAAACAACTGGATCCTTTTGGAATAAATGATCCGTTTTCGGATGAGCCAGATCTGTACGGAATAAACGATCCGCATTCAGACGAATCTCTTGACACCGGAGCTTCCGCAACTACGAAAAAACAACTGGATCCTTTTGGAATAAATGATCCGTTTTCAGATGAGCCAGATCTGTACGGAATAAACG ATGAACCAGATCTGTACGGAATAAACGGTCCGCATTCAGACGAATCTGACACCGGAGCTTCCGCAACTACGGCTGAACGACTGGATCCTTTTGGAATAAATGATCCGTTTTCAGATGAACCAGATCTGTACGGAATAAACGATCCGCATTCAGACGAATCTGACAAAAGAGCTTCCGCAACTACGGCTAAACAACTGGATCCTTTTGGAATAAATGATCCGTTTTCAGATGAGCCAGATCTGTACGGAATAAACGATCCGCATTCAGACGAATCTGACAACAGAGCTTCCGCCGCTACGGCTAGACAACTGGATCCTTTTGGAATAAATGATGAATACAAGCTTTCAACCAACCCCAAATGGTTGGCTAATTTCATATATCGTCGACATTTCACAGATGTAGATGGTGGAAACAATCAAAGATCAACCGAAG GAACGTTCAAAGGACGAAAAG CGTTGAAGATAAGTCGAACTGATCACTTTCCAAACACAAGAATCAATGGGACAACTG CTCCTCGTAATAGAACATTCCGTCCAAGCGGGACATATGGCACAGG acATGGTGACTCGAACAAAACAGCACcgatgtttctttttgatgaTTCCATGAC ATCTGACATCATAATGACGGTCATCTTTATCGTACTCATTGTGCTTCTACTAGTTCTTATCATAATACTTATTGGAATTAGAAACGAAAGGAAACGTACTCgacgaagaaaagaagcgCTACGACAAGAAATGCTCG cgCAAGAGAAATACTTTGCACAACAGTCATCATCACCGAAGCCATCAAAATATCCATTTTTGGTATTTCCTAAG gTTTTACCCGATTCGAAAGGCAAAGATGAAAAGAGAACAGACACAAAG ATTGATATTGACAACCCTGCTCCTCAACCTGCACCCCAACAGCCTTCCGTGGATCGCAATACGGATATAATTTTTGAG GCATCTGATG AGGAGACATCGTTAAGCATGCAG tgtGCTGACCAGAATGAAGCTTAG
- a CDS encoding hypothetical protein (NECATOR_CHRII.G4602.T1) has product MARNVEIKAKVRDRQKIIQLAKELTNEDPTLLKQHDIFYNSPQGRLKMRTVEENGVVRTELIWYDRPDVAGPKLCNYSKFDVPADVLSSLKETLRCSMGVKGEVKKVRSLFIFERTRIHIDNVEGLGDFMELEVCLRDSESVSDGELVANEITQELGVLDEDLLEGAYMDLLNGQ; this is encoded by the exons atGGCTCGAAACGTTGAAATCAAGGCAAAAGTGCGTGATCGTCAGAAAATTATTCAACTTGCGAAAGAACTGACAAACGAAGATCCAACTCTTCTGAAACAACatgatattttttataattcgCCGCAAGGTCGTCTGAAGATGAGAACAGTTGAAGAGAACGGTGTG GTACGTACTGAACTAATCTGGTACGATCGTCCAGACGTTGCCGGACCGAAGCTGTGCAACTACAGCAAGTTCGATGTTCCAGCAGATGTCCTTAGTTCACTTAAG GAAACGCTGAGGTGTTCTATGGGCGTGAAaggagaagtgaaaaaagttcGATCCTTGTTTATTTTCGAAAGGACACGCATTCACATTGATAACGTGGAAGGTCTTGGAGACTTCATGGAACTTGAG GTTTGCCTTCGCGATAGCGAATCTGTATCCGATGGGGAACTAGTGGCCAACGAAATAACGCAGGAACTTGGCGTGTTGGATGAAGATCTACTTGAAGGAGCATATATGGATCTACTAAATGGGCAATAA
- a CDS encoding hypothetical protein (NECATOR_CHRII.G4603.T2): MALWLRLLTYALLMSVLLKGCLFENLGSARNSEERRNSRRIAISSLFTRPTPVNSTLQSHNESSDNNVTLENIRRLNATIDSTSPRNRREFLRIKRDSSFQDENSWMSPQKSDFDFTKTAEPNLLTDDVQTFAEVEGTTEDTTVAEQPDQFGTHDLSLEQPDPFGINDLFLDEPDQFGTNDLSSEQPDPFGINDLFLDEPDQFGTNDLSSEQPDPFGINDLFSDEPDLYGINDPHSDESDTGASATTAKQLDPFGINDPFSDEPDLYGINDPHSDESDKRASATTAKQLDPFGINDPFSDEPDLYGINDPHSDESDTGASATTAKRLDPFGINDPFSDEPDLYGINGPHSDESDAGASATTAKRLDPFGINDPFSDEPDLYGISDPHSDESDTGASATTAKRLDPFGINDPFSDEPDLYGISDPHSDESDTGASATTKKQLDPFGINDPFSDEPDLYGINGPHSDESDTGASATTAKRLDPFGINDPFSDEPDLYGINGPHSDESDTGASATTEKQLDPFGINDPFSDEPDLYGINGPHSDESDTGASATTKKQLYPFGINDPFSDEPDLYGISDPHSDESDTGASATTKKQLDPFGINDPFSDEPDLYGINDPHSDESDKRASATTKKQLDPFGINDPFSDEPDLYGINDPHSDESLDTGASATTKKQLDPFGINDPFSDEPDLYGINDEPDLYGINGPHSDESDTGASATTAERLDPFGINDPFSDEPDLYGINDPHSDESDKRASATTAKQLDPFGINDPFSDEPDLYGINDPHSDESDNRASAATARQLDPFGINDEYKLSTNPKWLANFIYRRHFTDVDGGNNQRSTEALKISRTDHFPNTRINGTTAPRNRTFRPSGTYGTGHGDSNKTAPMFLFDDSMTSDIIMTVIFIVLIVLLLVLIIILIGIRNERKRTRRRKEALRQEMLAQEKYFAQQSSSPKPSKYPFLVFPKVLPDSKGKDEKRTDTKIDIDNPAPQPAPQQPSVDRNTDIIFEASDEETSLSMQCADQNEA; encoded by the exons ATGGCTCTATGGTTGCGGCTGTTGACATATGCTCTCTTGATGAGCGTTCTTCTTAAG GGTTGCCTTTTTGAAAATCTGGGAAGTGCAAGGAACAGTGAAg AAAGGAGGAATAGCAGAAGAATAGCAATCTCTTCATTATTCACAAGACCTACACCAGTCAACTCGACGCTTCAATCTCACAATGAGTCATCCGACAACAATGTAACCCTAGAAAATATCAGGCGATTGAACGCAACCATTGATTCAACATCTCCAAGAAATCGTCGGGAATTCCTCAGAATTAAAAGAGACTCAAGTTTTCAAGACGAAAATTCTTGGATGTCTCCGCAGAAATCAGATTTTGACTTCACCAAAACAGCAGAACCAAATCTGCTAACCGATGATGTTCAGACATTCGCGGAAGTCGAAGGTACCACTGAGGATACTACAGTTGCAGAACAACCAGATCAGTTCGGAACACACGATCTGTCTTTAGAGCAACCAGATCCTTTCGGAATAAACGATCTGTTTTTAGATGAACCAGATCAGTTCGGAACAAACGATCTTTCTTCAGAGCAACCAGATCCTTTCGGAATAAACGATCTGTTTTTAGATGAACCAGATCAGTTCGGAACAAACGATCTGTCTTCAGAGCAACCAGATCCTTTCGGAATAAACGATCTGTTTTCAGATGAACCAGATCTGTACGGAATAAACGATCCGCATTCAGACGAATCTGACACCGGAGCTTCCGCAACTACGGCTAAACAACTGGATCCTTTTGGAATAAATGATCCGTTTTCAGATGAGCCAGATCTGTACGGAATAAACGATCCGCATTCAGACGAATCTGACAAAAGAGCTTCCGCAACTACGGCTAAACAACTGGATCCTTTTGGAATAAATGATCCGTTTTCAGATGAACCAGATCTGTACGGAATAAACGATCCGCATTCAGACGAATCTGACACCGGAGCTTCCGCAACTACGGCTAAACGACTGGATCCTTTTGGAATAAATGATCCGTTTTCAGATGAACCAGATCTGTACGGAATAAACGGTCCGCATTCAGACGAATCTGACGCCGGAGCTTCCGCAACTACGGCTAAACGACTGGATCCTTTTGGAATAAATGATCCGTTTTCAGATGAACCAGATCTGTACGGAATAAGCGATCCGCATTCAGACGAATCTGACACCGGAGCTTCCGCAACTACGGCTAAACGACTGGATCCTTTTGGAATAAATGATCCGTTTTCAGATGAACCAGATCTGTACGGAATAAGCGATCCGCATTCAGACGAATCTGACACCGGAGCTTCCGCAACTACGAAAAAACAACTGGATCCTTTTGGAATAAATGATCCGTTTTCAGATGAGCCAGATCTGTACGGAATAAACGGTCCGCATTCAGACGAATCTGACACCGGAGCTTCCGCAACTACGGCTAAACGACTGGATCCTTTTGGAATAAATGATCCGTTTTCAGATGAACCAGATCTGTACGGAATAAACGGTCCGCATTCAGACGAATCTGACACCGGAGCTTCCGCAACTACGGAAAAACAACTGGATCCTTTTGGAATAAATGATCCGTTTTCAGATGAACCAGATCTGTACGGAATAAACGGTCCGCATTCAGACGAATCTGACACCGGAGCTTCCGCAACTACGAAAAAACAACTGTATCCTTTTGGAATAAATGATCCGTTTTCAGATGAACCAGATCTGTACGGAATAAGCGATCCGCATTCAGACGAATCTGACACCGGAGCTTCCGCAACTACGAAAAAACAACTGGATCCTTTTGGAATAAATGATCCGTTTTCAGATGAGCCAGATCTGTACGGAATAAACGATCCGCATTCAGACGAATCTGACAAAAGAGCTTCCGCAACTACGAAAAAACAACTGGATCCTTTTGGAATAAATGATCCGTTTTCGGATGAGCCAGATCTGTACGGAATAAACGATCCGCATTCAGACGAATCTCTTGACACCGGAGCTTCCGCAACTACGAAAAAACAACTGGATCCTTTTGGAATAAATGATCCGTTTTCAGATGAGCCAGATCTGTACGGAATAAACG ATGAACCAGATCTGTACGGAATAAACGGTCCGCATTCAGACGAATCTGACACCGGAGCTTCCGCAACTACGGCTGAACGACTGGATCCTTTTGGAATAAATGATCCGTTTTCAGATGAACCAGATCTGTACGGAATAAACGATCCGCATTCAGACGAATCTGACAAAAGAGCTTCCGCAACTACGGCTAAACAACTGGATCCTTTTGGAATAAATGATCCGTTTTCAGATGAGCCAGATCTGTACGGAATAAACGATCCGCATTCAGACGAATCTGACAACAGAGCTTCCGCCGCTACGGCTAGACAACTGGATCCTTTTGGAATAAATGATGAATACAAGCTTTCAACCAACCCCAAATGGTTGGCTAATTTCATATATCGTCGACATTTCACAGATGTAGATGGTGGAAACAATCAAAGATCAACCGAAG CGTTGAAGATAAGTCGAACTGATCACTTTCCAAACACAAGAATCAATGGGACAACTG CTCCTCGTAATAGAACATTCCGTCCAAGCGGGACATATGGCACAGG acATGGTGACTCGAACAAAACAGCACcgatgtttctttttgatgaTTCCATGAC ATCTGACATCATAATGACGGTCATCTTTATCGTACTCATTGTGCTTCTACTAGTTCTTATCATAATACTTATTGGAATTAGAAACGAAAGGAAACGTACTCgacgaagaaaagaagcgCTACGACAAGAAATGCTCG cgCAAGAGAAATACTTTGCACAACAGTCATCATCACCGAAGCCATCAAAATATCCATTTTTGGTATTTCCTAAG gTTTTACCCGATTCGAAAGGCAAAGATGAAAAGAGAACAGACACAAAG ATTGATATTGACAACCCTGCTCCTCAACCTGCACCCCAACAGCCTTCCGTGGATCGCAATACGGATATAATTTTTGAG GCATCTGATG AGGAGACATCGTTAAGCATGCAG tgtGCTGACCAGAATGAAGCTTAG
- a CDS encoding hypothetical protein (NECATOR_CHRII.G4604.T1) has translation MVQNWCKANFPDFISFDEWPGNFSGLIAIEYSVWSILEAKRCSKPHQSVDYLKKPLQREWDELNAPFLRVTVDAFSNRLKACIHTNGGILKIKMFLLIYNKAINVDT, from the coding sequence ATGGTGCAGAACTGGTGCAAGGCAAACTTTCCCGACTTCATCAGCTTTGACGAGTGGCCGGGCAACTTTTCGGGTTTGATTGCGATAGAATACAGTGTCTGGTCGATTTTGGAAGCGAAACGTTGCTCGAAACCTCACCAATCTGTGGATTATCTAAAGAAACCTCTCCAGAGGGAATGGGACGAGCTCAACGCGCCATTCTTGCGTGTCACAGTCGATGCCTTCTCGAACCGCCTCAAGGCCTGTATCCATACCAATGGAGGTattctcaaaattaaaatgttcCTTTTGATTTACAATAAAGCAATAAATGTTGATACATAG